AACATCTGGTGGTTCATGGTCACGCCGACGACCGTCGCCTTGCCACTGACGGGCGTCCAGGTCAGCTTCGACTCATGGCAGCGCGGGCACACGGTCTGCGACGGGTGCAGATAGCCACCGTCGTTGTCGCACTTCGGCAGCCGCAGCTCGCCGACCTCACCGCCGGTCCAGAAGGGTGAGTTCCAGGGACCGAGCTCCGGCTTCGGCCGATGCGCCTCGAGAACCGTCTCCGTCATTCGGTTGCCGGCACCGCGTATGTCTTCGTTTCCAGGTACTGCTCGAAGCCCTCTTCACCGTTCTGCCGGCCGATGCCGCTGTTCTTGTAGCCGCCGAACGGTGAGTCCGCGCCGTACCAGATGCCGCCGTTGACGGTGACCGTGCCGGTGCGGATCCGCTTCGCGACGTTGAGCGCGCGGCCCTGGTCGGCCGAGGTGACCATTCCGGACAGGCCGTACTGGCTGTCGTTCGCGATCCGT
This genomic stretch from Mycobacteriales bacterium harbors:
- a CDS encoding aldehyde dehydrogenase family protein produces the protein ETGVKEGARLVIGGGKPAHLPKGWFVEPTVFADVDNSMTIAQQEIFGPVLVVIPFEDDDDAVRIANDSQYGLSGMVTSADQGRALNVAKRIRTGTVTVNGGIWYGADSPFGGYKNSGIGRQNGEEGFEQYLETKTYAVPATE